The Macaca thibetana thibetana isolate TM-01 chromosome 11, ASM2454274v1, whole genome shotgun sequence genome window below encodes:
- the PRIM1 gene encoding DNA primase small subunit, which translates to METFDPTELPELLKLYYRRLFPYSQYYRWLNYGGVIKNYFQHREFSFTLKDDIYIRYQSFNNQSDLEKEMQKMNPYKIDIGAVYSHRPNQHNTVKLGAFQAQEKELVFDIDMTDYDDVRRCCSSADICPKCWTLMTMAIRIIDRALKEDFGFKHRLWVYSGRRGVHCWVCDESVRKLSSAVRSGIVEYLSLVKGGQDVKKKVHLSEKIHPFIRKSINIIKKYFEEYALVNQDILKNKESWDKILALVPEIIHDELQQGFQKSHNSLQRWEHLKKVASRCQNNIKNDKYGPWLEWEIMLQYCFPRLDINVSKGINHLLKSPFSVHPKTGRISVPIDLQKVDQFDPFTVPTISFICRELDAISINEEEKEENEAESDVKHRTRDYKKTSLAPYVKVFEHFLENLDKSRKGELLKKSDLQKDF; encoded by the exons ATGGAGACGTTTGACCCCACCGAGCTGCCCGAGCTGCTTAAACTTTATTACCGGAGGCTCTTTCCCTACTCTCAGTACTATCGCTGGCTCAACTACGGCGGAG TGATAAAGAATTACTTTCAACACCGTGAATTTTCATTCACATTGAAAGATGATATTTATATTCGCTACCAATCCTTCAACAACCAGAGTGATCTGGAAAAGGAGATGCAGAAAATGAATCCATACAAGATTGATATAGGCGCAGTATATTCCCACAGA cccAATCAACACAATACGGTGAAGCTGGGAGCTTTCCAGGCTCAGGAAAAAGAACTGGTATTTGACATTGACATGACAGACTATGACGATGTGAGGAGATGTTGTAG TTCTGCAGACATATGTCCTAAGTGCTGGACCCTCATGACAATGGCCATACGCATCATTGACAGAGCATTGAAGG AGGACTTTGGGTTTAAGCATCGTCTCTGGGTATATTCTGGAAGGAGAGGTGTTCATTGTTGGGTCTGCGATGAATCAGTTAGAAAATTGTCTTCTGCAGTACGTTCTGGGATAGTTGAGTATTTGAGCCTTGTAAAG ggTGGTCAAGATGTTAAAAAGAAAGTTCACCTAAGTGaaaaaattcacccttttatCAG AAAATCtattaacataataaaaaaatactttgaagaaTATGCCTTGGTTAATCAAGatattctcaaaaataaagaaagctgGGATAAGATTTTAGCCCTTGTTCCTGAAA TAATTCATGATGAACTTCAACAAGGCTTCCAAAAGTCTCACAATTCACTTCAGCGTTGGGAGCACTTGAAGAAAGTAGCCAGCAGATGTCAG AATAAcatcaaaaatgacaaatatgGACCCTGGCTGGAGTGGGAGATTATGCTCCAGTACTGTTTTCCACGGCTGGATATCAATGTCAGCAAAGGAATCAATCATCTACTGAAGAGCCCTTTTAGTGTTCATCCTAAAACAG GTCGCATATCTGTGCCTATTGATTTGCAGAAAGTGGACCAGTTTGATCCATTTACTGTCCCAACCATAAG ctTCATCTGCCGTGAATTGGATGCCATTTCCAttaatgaagaggaaaaagaggagaatgAAGCTGAATCTGATGTCAAACATAGAACCAGAG ATTATAAGAAGACCAGTCTAGCACCTTATGTAAAagtttttgaacattttcttgaAAACCTGGATAAATCTCGAAAAGGAGAACTTCTTAAGAAGAGTG